Proteins encoded in a region of the Clostridium butyricum genome:
- the nadA gene encoding quinolinate synthase NadA: MKLSLEDKILKLKKERNAVILAHYYQPGEIQALADYVGDSYYLSEKARDCKEDTIMFCGVRFMAESAKILSPQKKVLMPCPSAGCAMADMASSKAVVEMKEKYPEAFVVCYINSTYKVKAHCDVAVTSSSALKILKNVPNKQILFLPDKNLGSYISEFFPDKEFILWDGFCRCHNKVSKEDIFKAKEKHSEAKVLVHPECPKDIRDMADYIGSTSGIIDYATNDDGKAYIVATEEGILYELKNKNPDKTFLIPGDKICCQDMKKTTLENLYESLLNMNNEVILDEEIRKKALKSLENMHKLGSEKNE; the protein is encoded by the coding sequence ATGAAGTTAAGTTTAGAAGATAAAATATTGAAATTAAAAAAAGAAAGAAATGCGGTTATATTGGCTCATTATTATCAGCCAGGAGAAATTCAAGCTTTGGCTGATTATGTTGGAGATTCATATTATTTAAGTGAAAAAGCCAGAGATTGTAAAGAGGATACAATAATGTTTTGTGGTGTAAGATTTATGGCAGAAAGTGCAAAAATTTTATCACCACAGAAAAAAGTACTTATGCCTTGTCCTAGTGCAGGATGTGCTATGGCAGATATGGCCAGTAGTAAAGCTGTGGTTGAGATGAAAGAAAAATATCCAGAGGCATTTGTAGTATGTTATATAAATTCTACTTATAAGGTAAAGGCACATTGTGATGTTGCAGTTACTTCATCAAGTGCATTAAAAATATTAAAAAATGTTCCTAATAAACAGATATTATTTTTGCCAGATAAAAATTTAGGTAGTTATATTTCGGAGTTCTTTCCAGATAAGGAATTTATATTATGGGATGGGTTTTGTAGGTGTCATAATAAAGTAAGCAAAGAAGACATTTTTAAAGCTAAAGAAAAACATAGTGAAGCAAAAGTACTTGTACACCCTGAGTGTCCAAAAGACATAAGAGATATGGCAGATTATATTGGAAGTACAAGTGGAATTATTGATTATGCTACTAATGATGATGGAAAAGCATATATAGTTGCAACTGAAGAGGGGATTTTATATGAATTAAAAAATAAAAATCCAGATAAAACATTTTTGATACCAGGAGATAAAATTTGTTGTCAAGATATGAAAAAGACAACACTCGAAAATTTATATGAGTCACTTTTAAATATGAATAATGAAGTTATATTAGACGAGGAGATAAGAAAAAAGGCATTAAAATCTTTAGAGAATATGCATAAATTAGGAAGTGAAAAAAATGAATAA
- a CDS encoding L-aspartate oxidase translates to MNKFFDVVIIGSGVSGLYSALNLRKNLKILVVCKDKLTMTNTFLAQGGISVAKNKEDIPFFIEDTLKAGQYKNDIKAVKVLAEESAYNIEQLMSFGLNFDTDNNGNIDFTREGAHSVNRIVHTKDNTGESVAKILIDKIKNQKNITIYEDTYFADLIEKNNVCSGVILIKDNEQVNVYAKSIILACGGIGGLFRNSTNQRILKGDGIAAAVRHNVELKDINYIQIHPTAFYEEDKDDRRLLISESLRGEGGKLTNINGERFIDELLPRDIVSQAVYEEMRKTETPYVNLDIRFLGKEYIINRFSSIYKSCLERGTDITKELIKVSPAQHFFMGGIKVNIDAETSMENLYAVGEASCTGIHGANRLASNSLLEGLVFSKRGAQLINEKIDNIENNIVIVKDINTNITELSLENERIVRRTIEEMGGKLENESLSYR, encoded by the coding sequence ATGAATAAATTTTTTGATGTTGTTATTATTGGATCTGGAGTATCTGGTCTTTATTCAGCATTAAACTTGAGAAAAAATCTAAAAATACTTGTAGTATGTAAAGATAAATTAACTATGACAAATACGTTTTTAGCTCAAGGAGGGATATCAGTAGCAAAAAATAAAGAAGATATACCATTCTTTATTGAAGATACGTTAAAAGCAGGACAATATAAAAATGATATTAAAGCAGTTAAAGTTCTTGCGGAAGAATCTGCATATAATATAGAACAATTAATGAGTTTTGGACTGAATTTTGATACTGATAATAATGGAAATATTGATTTTACAAGAGAAGGAGCACATTCAGTAAATAGAATAGTGCATACTAAGGACAATACTGGGGAAAGTGTTGCAAAAATATTAATTGATAAAATCAAAAATCAAAAAAATATAACCATTTATGAAGATACTTATTTTGCAGATTTAATAGAAAAAAATAATGTGTGCTCTGGCGTTATATTGATTAAGGATAATGAACAGGTAAATGTATATGCTAAATCTATTATACTAGCATGTGGTGGAATTGGAGGACTGTTTAGAAATTCAACTAATCAAAGAATTTTAAAAGGTGATGGAATTGCAGCAGCAGTCAGGCATAATGTTGAATTAAAGGATATTAATTATATTCAAATACATCCAACTGCTTTTTATGAAGAAGATAAAGATGATAGAAGATTATTAATATCTGAATCTTTAAGAGGTGAAGGTGGAAAGCTTACAAACATAAATGGGGAAAGGTTTATTGATGAACTTTTACCGAGAGATATAGTATCTCAGGCTGTTTATGAAGAAATGAGAAAGACAGAAACTCCATATGTAAATCTTGATATAAGATTTTTAGGTAAAGAATATATTATAAATAGATTTTCTTCAATTTATAAATCATGCTTAGAAAGAGGAACAGATATAACTAAAGAACTTATAAAAGTTTCTCCAGCTCAGCATTTTTTCATGGGTGGGATAAAAGTAAATATAGACGCAGAAACATCTATGGAGAATTTATATGCAGTAGGTGAAGCAAGCTGTACAGGAATACATGGAGCTAATAGACTTGCAAGCAATTCACTTTTAGAAGGTCTTGTATTTTCTAAGCGTGGAGCACAATTAATTAATGAAAAAATAGATAATATAGAAAACAATATTGTTATTGTGAAAGATATAAATACTAATATAACAGAGTTAAGTCTTGAAAATGAACGAATTGTTAGAAGAACTATTGAAGAAATGGGAGGAAAACTTGAAAATGAATCTCTTAGCTATAGATAA
- the nadC gene encoding carboxylating nicotinate-nucleotide diphosphorylase — MNLLAIDNIIKNALLEDIPNEDISTNCIIGEKSMSTVDLICKENGIIAGLEIFKRVFEILGDVEIDLYKNDGDNVYIKEKIGMLKGNTRKILMGERIALNLLQRMSGIATLTSRFVEEIKHTKAKLLDTRKTTPNLRILEKYSVKIGGGFNHRFNLSDGVMLKDNHISAAGGIKNAVKLAKENSSFVRKIEVETETIEMVREALEADADIIMLDNMDLETAQKAVELINGQALIEFSGNVCLENIKKIAEIGVDYISVGALTHSCKILDLSMKNLQIYK; from the coding sequence ATGAATCTCTTAGCTATAGATAATATAATAAAAAATGCATTACTTGAAGACATTCCAAATGAAGATATATCAACAAATTGTATTATAGGTGAAAAAAGTATGTCTACAGTTGATCTTATATGCAAGGAAAATGGTATAATTGCAGGCCTTGAAATATTTAAAAGAGTATTTGAAATACTTGGTGATGTTGAGATTGATTTATATAAAAATGATGGAGATAATGTTTATATAAAAGAAAAAATAGGCATGCTAAAGGGCAACACTAGAAAAATATTAATGGGAGAAAGAATTGCATTAAATTTACTACAAAGAATGAGTGGTATAGCAACACTGACCAGTAGATTTGTAGAAGAAATTAAGCATACAAAAGCAAAGTTATTGGATACAAGAAAAACAACTCCAAATTTAAGAATTCTAGAAAAATATAGTGTGAAAATTGGGGGAGGATTTAATCATAGATTCAATCTTTCTGACGGAGTAATGCTTAAGGATAATCATATAAGTGCAGCTGGTGGAATAAAAAATGCAGTTAAACTTGCAAAAGAAAATTCTTCTTTTGTTAGAAAAATTGAAGTAGAAACAGAAACAATTGAAATGGTTAGGGAAGCATTAGAAGCAGATGCTGATATAATAATGCTTGATAATATGGATTTAGAAACTGCACAGAAGGCTGTGGAGTTAATTAATGGTCAGGCACTTATAGAGTTTTCAGGAAATGTATGTTTAGAAAATATAAAAAAAATTGCAGAGATTGGTGTTGATTATATATCTGTAGGAGCATTGACCCACTCTTGCAAAATTTTAGATCTTAGTATGAAAAATTTACAAATATATAAATAA
- a CDS encoding CoA-disulfide reductase: MRVIIIGGIAAGTSAAAKFRRMHKDAEIVIYEKNNIVSFGACGLPYFVGDFFEDSNNMIARTPEAFINSGVDVKTLHEVKRVDFENKKVIVKDLKGNEEFEDYYDKLMIATGASSIIPPIKNLDIENVHTLKSMEDGIRLKELFRDENNKNIAIIGAGFIGLEAVEAAKKYGKKVSVFQLGDRILQDVFDKEITDLLEEELRSHNVDLYLQESVTEIIGDKKVKKVKTSNREVEADVVIIATGVRPNTEFLKNSNLEMLPNGAIIVDNYGKTSIEDVYSAGDCATITQIITGEKAYVPLATGANKLGRIVGENLAGADIEFQGSLSSSCIKVMNMEAGRTGITESKAKALNLNYKTVFINDMNATNYYPGQSKIYIKLIYDSESKVILGGQVGGYKDAVQRVNVIAACIYGKLTTKELGMLDLCYAPPFARTWDALNVAGNVCK, encoded by the coding sequence ATGAGAGTTATAATTATTGGAGGGATTGCAGCAGGAACAAGTGCAGCAGCAAAATTTAGAAGAATGCATAAGGATGCTGAAATTGTAATATATGAGAAGAATAATATAGTTTCTTTTGGAGCTTGTGGTTTGCCTTATTTTGTTGGAGACTTTTTTGAAGATTCAAATAATATGATAGCAAGAACTCCAGAAGCGTTTATTAATTCAGGAGTCGATGTAAAAACATTACATGAGGTTAAGAGAGTAGATTTTGAGAATAAAAAAGTAATTGTAAAAGATTTAAAGGGAAATGAAGAATTCGAAGATTATTATGATAAGCTTATGATAGCAACTGGTGCTTCAAGTATAATTCCGCCAATTAAAAACTTAGATATAGAAAATGTTCATACATTAAAAAGTATGGAAGATGGAATTAGGTTAAAGGAATTGTTTAGAGATGAAAATAATAAGAACATTGCTATAATTGGTGCAGGTTTTATAGGTCTTGAAGCAGTAGAAGCCGCTAAAAAGTATGGTAAAAAGGTTTCTGTATTTCAGTTAGGTGATAGAATATTGCAAGATGTTTTTGATAAGGAGATAACAGATCTTCTTGAAGAAGAATTAAGAAGCCATAATGTTGATTTATATCTACAAGAAAGTGTTACAGAGATTATAGGAGATAAAAAAGTAAAGAAGGTTAAGACCTCTAATAGGGAAGTAGAAGCAGATGTTGTAATTATAGCAACAGGAGTAAGACCAAATACTGAATTCTTAAAAAACAGCAATTTAGAAATGCTTCCAAATGGAGCTATTATAGTTGATAATTATGGCAAAACATCAATTGAGGATGTATATTCAGCAGGAGATTGTGCTACAATAACACAGATTATAACAGGTGAAAAAGCATATGTACCACTAGCAACAGGCGCAAATAAACTTGGGCGTATTGTTGGAGAAAATTTAGCTGGTGCAGATATTGAATTTCAAGGATCACTATCATCAAGCTGCATAAAAGTAATGAATATGGAAGCAGGAAGAACTGGTATAACAGAAAGTAAGGCAAAAGCATTAAATTTAAATTATAAAACCGTATTTATTAATGATATGAATGCTACAAATTATTATCCTGGTCAGAGCAAAATATATATAAAATTAATTTATGATTCAGAAAGTAAAGTTATACTAGGAGGACAGGTTGGGGGATATAAGGATGCTGTTCAAAGAGTGAATGTAATAGCAGCATGTATATATGGAAAACTTACTACAAAAGAACTTGGAATGCTTGATTTATGTTATGCGCCACCATTTGCAAGAACATGGGATGCACTAAATGTAGCAGGGAATGTTTGTAAATAA
- a CDS encoding universal stress protein — protein MNKRKVLIPIDGTERSMHSLEFVKEIFPKGSVDVILMNVKELVLLNEMIVAKEVEMAKDLSEDILSEAKEKIQDYYNTETYFTFGYPGDEIIKKANEENIGIIVMTKSTKRGLNRIIGSVTSSVVKRAKCIVMIVPNDFTISIK, from the coding sequence ATGAATAAAAGAAAAGTACTAATACCTATAGATGGAACTGAAAGAAGCATGCACTCATTAGAATTTGTTAAAGAGATATTTCCCAAAGGTTCTGTTGATGTTATTTTAATGAATGTAAAAGAACTGGTATTGTTAAATGAAATGATAGTAGCTAAAGAAGTTGAAATGGCAAAAGACTTATCAGAGGATATCTTATCAGAAGCTAAGGAAAAAATTCAGGATTATTACAATACAGAAACATACTTTACATTTGGCTATCCAGGAGATGAGATAATTAAAAAAGCTAATGAAGAAAATATTGGAATAATAGTAATGACAAAATCAACTAAAAGAGGTTTAAATAGAATTATTGGTTCTGTAACTTCAAGTGTTGTAAAACGTGCAAAATGCATAGTAATGATCGTTCCAAATGATTTTACAATCAGTATAAAATAA
- a CDS encoding TIGR04540 family protein, whose protein sequence is MRTVYRNPRELATCLKDIVDNYYEDLITYENMEAKIMKIVNSNRDSIYKEKAMSTKISNVIGSNREQVINEIVDRNK, encoded by the coding sequence ATGAGAACAGTTTATAGAAATCCAAGAGAATTAGCAACATGTTTAAAGGATATTGTGGATAATTACTATGAAGATTTAATAACCTATGAAAATATGGAAGCGAAAATAATGAAAATTGTGAATTCTAATAGGGATTCAATTTATAAAGAAAAGGCTATGTCAACTAAAATTTCAAATGTTATAGGTTCGAATAGAGAACAAGTAATAAATGAAATTGTAGATAGAAATAAATAG
- the trpS gene encoding tryptophan--tRNA ligase: MSKKIILTGDRPTGKLHIGHYIGSLKNRVQLQESGEYESFIMIADQQALTDNARDPEKIRRSLTEVALDYLAVGLDPARSTIFVQSQLPELHELTMHYLNLVTLSRLERNPTVKSEIKQKNYENSIPAGFLIYPVSQAADITAFKATTVPVGEDQLPMIEQTREIVRSFNSLYGEVLVEPEAVIPKNDTCGRLPGTDGKAKMSKSIGNCIYLSDDADTVKKKVMSMYTDPNHIRVEDPGQIEGNTVFTYLDVFAPNKEEVEEMKAHYKRGGLGDMKVKKYLNEVMQAELEPIRKRREEFAKDMDYVYKMLKDGSDKARQVAAQTLTEVREAIGLEYFK, from the coding sequence ATGAGTAAGAAAATAATATTAACAGGAGATAGACCAACAGGAAAGCTTCACATAGGTCATTACATAGGATCATTAAAAAATAGGGTACAGCTTCAGGAATCTGGTGAATATGAAAGCTTTATAATGATTGCAGATCAGCAAGCTTTAACTGATAATGCAAGAGATCCAGAAAAAATAAGAAGAAGCCTTACAGAAGTTGCTTTAGATTATTTAGCAGTAGGATTAGATCCAGCAAGATCAACTATTTTTGTTCAATCACAACTTCCAGAACTTCATGAATTAACAATGCATTATTTAAATCTTGTTACATTATCAAGACTTGAAAGAAATCCTACAGTTAAATCTGAAATTAAACAAAAAAATTATGAAAATAGTATTCCAGCAGGGTTTTTAATATATCCAGTAAGCCAGGCTGCTGATATAACAGCATTTAAAGCTACAACTGTTCCAGTTGGTGAAGATCAGCTTCCAATGATAGAACAAACAAGAGAAATAGTTAGAAGTTTTAACAGTCTATATGGAGAAGTTTTAGTTGAACCTGAAGCAGTTATACCTAAAAATGATACATGTGGTAGATTACCAGGAACTGATGGAAAAGCTAAGATGAGTAAATCAATAGGAAACTGTATATACTTATCTGATGATGCAGACACAGTTAAAAAGAAAGTAATGTCTATGTATACAGATCCTAATCACATAAGAGTTGAAGATCCAGGTCAAATAGAAGGAAATACAGTATTTACTTATTTAGATGTATTTGCTCCTAACAAAGAAGAAGTAGAAGAAATGAAGGCTCACTATAAAAGAGGTGGACTTGGAGATATGAAAGTTAAAAAATATCTAAATGAAGTAATGCAGGCTGAACTTGAACCAATAAGAAAGAGAAGAGAAGAGTTTGCTAAGGATATGGATTATGTATATAAGATGCTTAAAGATGGTAGTGATAAAGCGAGACAAGTAGCTGCACAAACATTAACAGAAGTACGTGAAGCTATTGGTTTAGAATATTTTAAATAA
- a CDS encoding polysaccharide deacetylase family protein, whose product MDEFENNEFEDKEMTIEKCLEAINETQNKIAEEESMKRIIRETLKEINEKEILEKDKNFKNAIENKFKRIEVLLSKKKVKNIIMRIMMFLVMTIFTFNGALNKAYANDYELNNIANTNLNNETSRDDIGAEAASENNNSNQNEIKSSKGVNKEGEEYSYDAVKINDKLKKGDYSNGGEKIVFLTFDDGTSTTVTPKVLKILDQYNIKATFFLMGKNIDNGGEAAKELVKEEYNSGHAIGNHSYSHDYNILYPGRTLNLESFKEDFNKNTKLLKSILGDDFSTRVIRCPGGYMSWKGMNQLDGYLNDNNMTYIDWNALSKDAEGKKKNADELFQNAVDTSKNKEIVVLLMHDTYGKEETAKSLPKIIEYFKNSGYEFKTLA is encoded by the coding sequence ATGGATGAGTTTGAAAATAATGAATTTGAAGATAAAGAAATGACAATAGAAAAATGTCTGGAGGCTATAAATGAAACACAAAATAAAATTGCAGAAGAAGAATCAATGAAACGCATTATAAGAGAAACATTGAAAGAAATAAATGAAAAGGAAATTTTAGAAAAAGACAAAAATTTTAAGAATGCTATAGAAAATAAATTTAAAAGAATAGAAGTTTTATTAAGTAAAAAGAAAGTCAAAAACATCATTATGCGTATAATGATGTTTTTGGTGATGACGATATTTACATTTAATGGGGCCTTAAATAAAGCCTATGCAAATGATTATGAACTTAACAATATTGCAAATACTAACTTAAATAATGAAACATCAAGGGATGATATAGGGGCAGAAGCAGCATCTGAAAATAATAATAGTAATCAGAATGAAATAAAAAGTTCTAAAGGAGTAAACAAAGAGGGGGAAGAATATTCTTATGATGCAGTAAAAATAAATGATAAATTAAAAAAAGGAGATTATAGTAATGGTGGGGAAAAGATTGTATTTCTAACTTTTGATGATGGAACATCCACAACAGTAACTCCTAAGGTATTAAAGATTTTAGATCAATATAATATTAAAGCTACTTTCTTTTTAATGGGGAAAAATATAGATAACGGAGGAGAAGCTGCAAAAGAACTTGTTAAAGAAGAGTATAATTCTGGACATGCTATAGGAAACCATTCATATTCACACGATTATAATATTCTTTATCCAGGAAGAACATTAAATTTAGAATCTTTCAAGGAAGATTTCAATAAAAATACAAAACTATTAAAATCAATTTTGGGAGATGATTTTTCTACACGAGTTATAAGATGTCCAGGAGGGTATATGTCATGGAAGGGAATGAACCAGCTTGATGGATATTTGAATGATAATAATATGACTTATATTGACTGGAATGCATTGAGTAAAGATGCTGAAGGAAAAAAGAAAAATGCTGATGAACTATTTCAGAATGCAGTAGATACATCTAAAAACAAGGAAATTGTAGTATTGTTAATGCATGATACTTATGGAAAGGAAGAGACTGCTAAATCACTTCCTAAAATTATTGAGTACTTTAAAAATAGTGGATATGAATTTAAAACATTAGCATAA
- a CDS encoding YhgE/Pip domain-containing protein translates to MKRIWNIYKTDIKNIVTNYAAFITVAALCILPSLYAWFNIAASWDPYAKEATSQIKIGVINNDDGTEVEGKEINMGDLIVHGLKENELMGWQFVDDDEAEQMLEQGKFYATITIPPQFSKDITSIITSNIKKGDIIYKVNEKINAIAPKLTDKGASGVQENISKTLIETVSSTLLNATKSIGIELENIKPKITNVYNLLKEVQGEFDDINSTVDLAYKGAIQLKDLTQKINEDIPLIKTTIDNSKDLSNEIKSFLTNSKASLNDLNPTIKEDIRLLSEISGGISDYASAISDAINSGSDKVPGMIENLEGKLNSIGNLTNSLLKVVEKLNKISPKLDSTVEKLRNINASIESTKENLIKVKNAVNSGTTPDLSVLNNIKSLSESVKAVTDDLYSKYDSDIAVKINSIIDTAYSTSDNIISILDESEKKLPNVSELLNTAYEGADKGISGIKFIKEELPQAEEMINSLVGKMDKANNDEGLKELLELLRNDVEERSDFLANPVNLIEEELFPMGNYGTAMTPFYTTLALWAGCLFLVSLLSVNPHNTDNLGNKFLNVNRSDQPKQHKKMKKEALGYVFKITEEYFGKLLLFVTLAIIQGFVVSIGDLYILDIYCINPGIFIFVSIITGITFSLIIYTACSVFGNVGKVICIVLLVFQIGGSSGTFPIELTPKFFQSIHPFLPFTYTISLMREMIGGMVKEVVIKDCAIILIFIGISLLIGIFLKTPFNKFIKKFNEKFEESHLGE, encoded by the coding sequence ATGAAGAGAATATGGAATATTTATAAAACTGATATTAAAAATATAGTGACAAATTATGCTGCGTTTATAACTGTAGCAGCATTATGCATACTTCCATCATTATATGCATGGTTTAATATAGCAGCTTCATGGGATCCATATGCAAAAGAAGCAACTAGTCAGATAAAGATAGGTGTAATAAATAATGATGATGGAACAGAGGTAGAAGGAAAAGAAATAAATATGGGGGACTTAATAGTCCATGGATTAAAAGAAAATGAACTTATGGGATGGCAGTTTGTAGATGACGATGAGGCTGAGCAAATGCTTGAACAAGGGAAATTTTATGCGACCATAACAATCCCACCACAATTTTCTAAGGATATTACTTCAATTATTACAAGTAATATAAAAAAAGGAGATATAATTTATAAGGTTAATGAAAAAATAAATGCAATTGCACCAAAGCTCACAGATAAAGGTGCTAGCGGAGTTCAAGAAAATATAAGTAAAACATTAATTGAAACTGTAAGCAGTACTCTTTTGAATGCAACAAAGAGTATTGGAATAGAATTAGAAAATATAAAACCTAAAATTACTAATGTATATAATTTATTAAAAGAAGTTCAAGGAGAATTTGATGATATTAATAGTACTGTTGATTTAGCTTATAAGGGAGCTATTCAATTAAAAGATTTAACGCAAAAGATAAATGAAGATATTCCATTAATAAAAACCACAATAGATAACAGTAAAGATCTTAGTAATGAAATAAAAAGTTTTTTAACAAACTCAAAAGCAAGTCTTAATGATTTAAATCCTACAATAAAGGAAGATATAAGACTCCTAAGCGAAATATCTGGTGGAATATCAGATTATGCTTCAGCCATTAGTGATGCTATAAATTCAGGAAGTGATAAAGTGCCTGGAATGATAGAAAATCTTGAGGGAAAATTAAATAGTATTGGAAATTTAACAAATTCACTTTTAAAGGTAGTAGAAAAATTAAATAAGATAAGTCCTAAACTTGACTCTACTGTAGAGAAATTAAGAAATATAAATGCATCAATAGAAAGTACTAAGGAGAATTTAATAAAAGTTAAAAATGCAGTAAATTCAGGAACGACTCCAGATTTATCAGTATTAAATAATATAAAAAGTCTTTCAGAAAGTGTAAAAGCAGTGACAGATGATTTATATTCAAAGTATGACAGTGATATTGCTGTTAAAATAAATAGTATTATAGATACTGCATATTCAACCAGTGATAATATAATTAGTATATTAGACGAATCAGAAAAAAAATTACCTAATGTAAGTGAGTTGTTAAATACTGCATATGAAGGTGCAGATAAGGGGATTTCGGGAATAAAATTTATAAAAGAAGAATTGCCTCAAGCTGAGGAAATGATAAATAGTTTAGTTGGGAAAATGGATAAAGCTAATAATGATGAAGGGTTGAAAGAATTATTAGAATTATTAAGAAATGATGTTGAAGAAAGAAGTGATTTTTTAGCTAATCCAGTTAACTTAATTGAAGAAGAATTATTTCCAATGGGAAATTACGGGACAGCAATGACTCCATTTTATACAACATTAGCCTTGTGGGCAGGATGTTTGTTTTTAGTTTCATTATTATCTGTAAATCCACATAATACAGATAATTTAGGAAATAAATTTCTTAATGTTAATAGGAGCGACCAACCAAAACAGCATAAGAAAATGAAAAAAGAAGCGTTGGGATATGTATTTAAGATTACAGAAGAATATTTTGGGAAATTATTACTATTTGTTACACTGGCAATAATTCAAGGTTTTGTAGTTTCTATAGGTGATCTTTACATACTAGATATATATTGTATTAATCCAGGTATTTTTATTTTTGTATCTATAATTACTGGAATAACATTTTCATTAATTATTTATACTGCATGTTCAGTATTTGGAAATGTTGGGAAAGTTATATGTATAGTATTACTTGTATTTCAGATTGGTGGATCAAGTGGAACATTTCCAATAGAACTTACACCAAAGTTTTTCCAAAGTATTCATCCGTTTTTACCATTTACATATACAATATCTTTAATGAGAGAAATGATTGGTGGTATGGTTAAAGAAGTAGTTATAAAAGATTGTGCTATAATACTAATTTTTATTGGAATTTCACTTTTGATTGGAATATTCTTAAAAACACCATTTAACAAGTTTATAAAGAAATTTAATGAAAAATTTGAAGAAAGTCATTTAGGTGAATAA
- a CDS encoding response regulator transcription factor has product MSRIMIIEDNENLKKELIEFLSRYGYDSYGVEDYKNVVNIILNDKPDLVLLDINLPYYDGYFICREIRKNNNIPIIIVTSRDSDMDEIMSINLGADDFITKPYNTQVLLARIGSLLRRTAVGNVQDILEHKGLKLNINKGEVSYKDRSIDLSKNEFKILSCLIKNKETIVSREDLMDYLWNSDLFIDDNTLSVNVTRLRKKLDDLGFKNGIETKRGLGYILL; this is encoded by the coding sequence ATGTCTAGAATTATGATTATTGAAGATAATGAAAATTTAAAAAAAGAACTCATTGAATTTTTATCACGATATGGATATGATTCATATGGTGTAGAGGATTATAAAAATGTAGTTAATATAATATTAAATGATAAACCGGATTTAGTTTTACTTGATATAAATCTTCCATATTATGATGGGTATTTTATATGTCGTGAAATAAGAAAAAACAATAATATTCCGATTATAATCGTAACAAGTAGGGATAGTGATATGGATGAGATTATGAGTATTAATTTAGGTGCTGATGATTTTATTACGAAACCATATAATACTCAGGTACTTTTAGCTAGAATAGGATCATTATTGAGGAGAACAGCTGTTGGAAATGTTCAGGACATATTAGAACATAAAGGCCTTAAACTTAATATAAACAAAGGAGAAGTATCTTATAAAGATAGAAGCATTGATTTAAGTAAAAATGAATTCAAAATATTATCATGTTTAATTAAAAATAAAGAAACAATAGTAAGTAGGGAAGATTTAATGGATTATTTATGGAATTCAGATCTTTTTATTGATGATAATACTTTGTCTGTTAATGTTACAAGACTTAGAAAGAAATTAGATGATTTAGGGTTTAAAAATGGAATAGAAACTAAGAGAGGACTTGGTTATATATTACTATGA